The following are from one region of the Paracoccus sp. S3-43 genome:
- the araD1 gene encoding AraD1 family protein produces MFLSQLKSPGVDRAVAARTDDGAWIVPGARTTRDLAQAAIAAGHGLKAEVSARGQGEAVDLAAALADGRVLLPLDHDDPAHLHLTGTGLTHLGSASTRNSMHAKSDAETLTDSMKMFRMGLEGGKPQGGAAGVQPEWFYKGNGVNAVAPGAPLVSPGFALDAGEEPEIAGLYLIGQDGTPFRLGFALANEFSDHVTERGNYLWLAHSKLRPASYGPEMLVGDLPQHVEGTSRILRGGAVIWEKPFLSGEANMSHSLANLEHHHFKYALFRQPGDVHVHFFGTATLSFADGVKAQAGDVFQIESPALGLPLSNPLDQQPDGGIPVAVATL; encoded by the coding sequence ATGTTTCTGTCGCAACTGAAAAGCCCCGGCGTGGACCGGGCTGTCGCCGCACGGACCGACGATGGCGCTTGGATCGTGCCCGGCGCGCGGACCACCCGCGATCTGGCGCAGGCCGCCATCGCCGCAGGGCATGGGCTGAAAGCCGAGGTTTCGGCGCGCGGGCAGGGCGAAGCGGTGGATCTCGCCGCCGCCCTGGCGGATGGCCGGGTGCTGTTGCCGCTGGATCACGACGATCCGGCGCATCTGCACCTGACCGGCACCGGGCTGACCCATCTGGGCAGCGCCTCGACGCGCAATTCCATGCACGCCAAGTCCGATGCCGAGACGCTGACCGACAGCATGAAGATGTTCCGCATGGGGCTGGAGGGCGGCAAGCCGCAGGGGGGCGCGGCGGGGGTGCAGCCCGAATGGTTCTACAAGGGCAACGGCGTCAACGCGGTGGCGCCCGGCGCGCCGCTGGTGTCCCCCGGCTTTGCGCTGGATGCGGGCGAGGAACCCGAGATCGCGGGCCTCTATCTGATCGGCCAGGACGGCACGCCCTTCCGGCTGGGCTTTGCCCTGGCGAACGAGTTTTCCGACCATGTGACCGAACGCGGCAATTACCTGTGGCTGGCCCATTCCAAGCTGCGTCCGGCAAGCTATGGCCCCGAGATGCTGGTCGGCGATCTGCCCCAGCATGTCGAGGGCACCAGCCGGATCCTGCGCGGCGGCGCGGTGATCTGGGAAAAGCCCTTCCTGTCGGGCGAGGCGAACATGAGCCACAGCCTTGCGAACTTGGAACATCACCATTTCAAATACGCGCTGTTCCGCCAGCCGGGCGACGTGCATGTGCATTTCTTCGGCACCGCCACGCTGTCCTTCGCCGATGGCGTCAAGGCGCAGGCGGGCGATGTCTTCCAGATCGAATCCCCGGCCCTGGGTTTGCCCTTGTCGAACCCGCTGGACCAGCAGCCGGACGGCGGCATCCCCGTTGCCGTCGCCACACTCTGA
- the mmsB gene encoding multiple monosaccharide ABC transporter permease gives MSTADANKPAATGIGAHLGSHLRENGMMLALVAIVLFFFVIVRAVQGVDFLSAQNITNLFLQNSYVIIMALGMLLVIVAGHIDLSVGSVAAFTGAVASMLLVRMDLPVLLVIPMVLVVGGLIGAAQGYWIAYWKIPSFIVTLAGMLVFRGLTLWLLGGQNIGPFERSFQSLSTGFIPDLFGPDKPNFTALILVAVAAIAIVWAGVRGRAREAEFGIAPEPAGFFWARNAVVVIALLFVGWKLASFRGLPNVLLIMSVLIVLYAFFTESTTTGRRIYALGGNAKAAKLSGIRTERLVFLTFVNMGVLASLAGMIVTARLNSATPKAGVGFELDVIAAVFIGGASMAGGSGRIIGVVVGALIMGVMNNGMSIMGIGIDYQQVIKGLVLLAAVIFDVYNKTKQG, from the coding sequence ATGAGCACGGCTGACGCGAACAAGCCCGCCGCCACGGGCATCGGCGCCCATCTGGGCAGCCACCTGCGCGAGAACGGCATGATGCTGGCCCTGGTCGCCATCGTGCTGTTCTTCTTCGTCATCGTGCGCGCCGTCCAGGGCGTCGATTTCCTGTCGGCGCAGAACATCACCAACCTGTTCCTGCAAAACAGCTATGTCATCATCATGGCGCTTGGGATGCTGCTGGTGATCGTCGCCGGGCATATCGACCTGTCGGTGGGATCCGTCGCGGCCTTCACCGGGGCGGTGGCGTCGATGCTGCTGGTCAGGATGGACCTGCCGGTGCTGCTGGTGATCCCGATGGTGCTGGTCGTCGGCGGACTGATCGGCGCCGCGCAGGGATACTGGATCGCCTATTGGAAGATCCCGTCCTTCATCGTGACGCTGGCGGGGATGCTGGTCTTTCGCGGGCTGACGCTGTGGCTGCTGGGCGGCCAGAACATCGGCCCGTTCGAGCGGTCCTTCCAGTCACTGTCCACGGGCTTCATCCCCGACCTATTCGGCCCCGACAAGCCCAACTTCACCGCGCTGATCCTGGTCGCCGTGGCCGCCATCGCCATCGTCTGGGCGGGCGTCCGCGGCCGGGCGAGGGAGGCCGAATTCGGCATCGCCCCGGAACCCGCGGGCTTCTTCTGGGCGCGCAATGCCGTGGTCGTCATCGCGCTGCTGTTCGTGGGCTGGAAGCTGGCCAGCTTCCGGGGGCTGCCGAACGTGCTGCTGATCATGTCGGTGCTGATCGTGCTCTATGCCTTCTTCACCGAATCGACGACCACGGGGCGGCGCATCTATGCGCTTGGCGGCAACGCCAAGGCGGCGAAGCTGTCGGGCATCCGAACCGAACGGCTGGTATTCCTGACCTTCGTGAACATGGGCGTGCTGGCGTCCCTGGCCGGGATGATCGTCACCGCCCGGCTGAACAGCGCCACGCCCAAGGCGGGCGTCGGGTTCGAACTGGACGTGATCGCGGCGGTCTTCATTGGCGGCGCCTCGATGGCCGGGGGATCGGGGCGCATCATCGGCGTCGTGGTCGGCGCGCTGATCATGGGCGTGATGAACAACGGCATGTCGATCATGGGGATCGGCATCGACTATCAGCAGGTGATCAAGGGGCTGGTGCTTCTGGCCGCCGTGATCTTCGACGTTTACAACAAGACCAAGCAAGGCTGA
- the mmsA gene encoding multiple monosaccharide ABC transporter ATP-binding protein, whose translation MTAILEMRGITKTFPGVKALNDVNLSVREGEIHAICGENGAGKSTLMKVLSGVYPHGSYDGEILYDGKPARFRDIRDSEHAGIVIIHQELALVPLLSVAENLFLGNEVATGGIINWPLAYQKTEALLKKVGLTEAPTTRVEKLGVGKQQLVEIAKALAKNVRLLILDEPTAALQENDSQKLLDLMLELKSQGVTQIIISHKLNEIRRVADRVTVIRDGSTVSTLDRSEITEDRIIRDMVGRDMAHRYPDRIPQIGEVLMEVKNWSVMHPEQPRQVIRDVSMSVRKGEIVGIAGLMGSGRTEFAMSLFGRSYGRDITGEVTLAGAKPDLSTVTRAIDAGLAYVTEDRKVLGLILDEPILRNISLANLQGIAKGTVLSRGREQQVAERYRKAMNIRTPTVFQRAVNLSGGNQQKVVLSKWLFTDPKVLILDEPTRGIDVGAKFEIYNIMNELAGQGHGVVMISSEMPELLGMCDRIYVMNEGRIAGELTREQASQERIMALILQDGMKGEAA comes from the coding sequence ATGACGGCCATCCTGGAGATGCGGGGCATCACCAAGACGTTTCCCGGCGTCAAGGCGCTGAACGATGTGAACCTGTCCGTGCGCGAAGGCGAAATCCACGCCATCTGCGGCGAGAACGGCGCCGGCAAGTCGACGCTGATGAAGGTGCTGTCGGGCGTCTATCCCCATGGCAGCTATGACGGCGAGATCCTCTATGACGGCAAGCCCGCGCGGTTCCGCGACATCCGCGACAGCGAACATGCGGGCATCGTCATCATCCACCAGGAACTGGCGCTCGTGCCGCTGCTGTCGGTGGCCGAGAACCTGTTTCTGGGCAACGAGGTCGCGACGGGCGGGATCATCAACTGGCCGCTGGCCTATCAGAAGACCGAGGCGCTGTTGAAGAAGGTCGGCCTGACCGAGGCGCCGACCACCCGCGTCGAAAAGCTGGGCGTCGGCAAGCAGCAGCTGGTGGAAATCGCCAAGGCGCTTGCCAAGAACGTGCGCCTGCTGATCCTGGACGAACCGACCGCCGCGTTGCAGGAAAACGACAGCCAGAAGCTGCTGGACCTGATGCTGGAACTGAAAAGCCAGGGCGTCACGCAGATCATCATCAGCCACAAGCTGAACGAGATCCGCCGCGTCGCCGACCGCGTGACGGTGATCCGCGACGGGTCCACCGTGTCCACCTTGGACCGCAGCGAGATCACCGAGGACCGGATCATCCGCGACATGGTCGGCCGCGACATGGCCCACCGCTACCCCGACCGCATCCCGCAGATCGGCGAGGTGCTGATGGAGGTGAAGAACTGGTCGGTCATGCATCCCGAACAGCCCCGCCAGGTGATCCGCGACGTGTCGATGTCCGTGCGCAAGGGCGAAATCGTCGGCATCGCGGGCCTGATGGGGTCGGGGCGCACCGAATTCGCCATGAGCCTGTTCGGCCGCAGCTATGGCCGAGACATCACCGGAGAGGTGACGCTGGCGGGCGCGAAGCCCGACTTGTCAACCGTCACCAGGGCCATCGACGCGGGGCTGGCCTATGTGACCGAGGACCGCAAGGTTCTGGGCCTGATCCTGGACGAGCCGATCCTGCGCAACATCTCGCTGGCGAACCTGCAAGGCATCGCCAAGGGCACGGTCCTGTCGCGGGGGCGCGAACAGCAGGTAGCGGAACGATACCGCAAGGCCATGAACATCCGCACCCCCACGGTCTTTCAGCGGGCCGTGAACCTGTCGGGCGGCAACCAGCAGAAGGTGGTGCTGTCCAAATGGCTGTTCACCGATCCCAAGGTGCTGATCCTGGACGAACCCACGCGCGGCATCGACGTGGGCGCCAAGTTCGAGATCTACAACATCATGAACGAGCTGGCCGGGCAGGGGCACGGAGTCGTCATGATCAGCTCGGAAATGCCCGAACTGCTGGGCATGTGCGACCGCATCTATGTCATGAACGAGGGCCGGATCGCCGGTGAACTGACCCGCGAACAGGCCAGCCAGGAACGGATCATGGCCCTGATCCTGCAAGACGGAATGAAGGGGGAGGCCGCATGA
- the chvE gene encoding multiple monosaccharide ABC transporter substrate-binding protein, translated as MTFRTAAVALAIGVSWLATGAMAETIGIAMPTKSSARWIDDGNNMVKQLQEAGYDTDLQYAEDDIPNQLAQVENMITKGVNVLVIAAIDGTTLSNALENAAAADIKVIAYDRLIRGSEHVDYYATFDNFKVGVQQATTLVDGLKERFPDVKPWNVELFGGSPDDNNAFFFYDGAMSVLQPLIDDGSIVIGSGQTGMEKVGTLRWDPAVAQSRMDNLLSSNYGDKQVHGVLSPYDGLSIGILSSLKGVGYGSGDMQMPIVTGQDAEVQSVKSIEADEQYSTIFKDTRELAKVTVGMVDAVLKGTEPQINDTETYDNGVKVVPSYLLEPVPVTKSNWKEVLVDSGYYTEDQLK; from the coding sequence ATGACGTTCAGAACCGCTGCGGTCGCGCTGGCGATCGGGGTCTCGTGGCTGGCGACCGGCGCCATGGCCGAAACCATCGGCATCGCGATGCCGACGAAATCGTCCGCCCGCTGGATCGACGACGGCAACAACATGGTCAAGCAGTTGCAGGAAGCCGGCTACGACACCGACCTGCAATATGCCGAGGATGACATTCCGAACCAGCTGGCCCAGGTGGAAAACATGATCACCAAGGGCGTGAACGTGCTGGTGATCGCGGCCATCGACGGCACCACGCTGTCGAACGCGCTGGAAAACGCCGCCGCCGCCGACATCAAGGTGATTGCCTATGACCGCCTGATCCGCGGGTCGGAACATGTGGACTATTACGCAACCTTCGACAACTTCAAGGTCGGCGTCCAGCAGGCGACCACGCTGGTCGACGGGCTGAAAGAACGTTTCCCCGACGTGAAGCCCTGGAACGTCGAACTGTTCGGCGGCAGCCCCGACGACAACAACGCCTTCTTCTTCTATGACGGCGCGATGTCGGTCCTGCAGCCGCTGATCGACGACGGGTCCATCGTGATCGGGTCGGGCCAGACCGGCATGGAAAAGGTCGGCACCCTGCGTTGGGATCCGGCCGTGGCGCAGTCGCGGATGGATAACCTTCTGTCCTCGAACTATGGCGACAAGCAGGTGCATGGGGTGCTGTCGCCCTATGACGGACTGTCCATCGGCATCCTGTCGTCGCTGAAAGGCGTGGGCTACGGGTCGGGCGACATGCAGATGCCGATCGTCACCGGCCAGGACGCCGAGGTTCAGTCGGTGAAATCCATCGAGGCGGACGAACAGTATTCGACCATCTTCAAGGACACCCGCGAACTGGCGAAAGTCACCGTCGGCATGGTGGACGCCGTGCTGAAAGGGACCGAGCCGCAGATCAACGACACCGAAACCTATGACAACGGCGTCAAGGTCGTGCCGTCCTATCTGCTGGAGCCGGTGCCGGTGACCAAGTCGAACTGGAAAGAGGTTCTGGTCGATTCCGGTTACTATACCGAAGACCAGTTGAAGTGA